The following coding sequences lie in one Stenotrophomonas rhizophila genomic window:
- a CDS encoding gamma-glutamyl-gamma-aminobutyrate hydrolase family protein produces the protein MVAPPWVGLPTDSTPLGHHRFAVAGEKYVHALAVAAGATPVLLPSLQPPLPAAHWLDRLDGLLLTGAVSNIEPHHYGGAPTWPGNRHDPARDANALSLLQAALERDMPVLAICRGFQEVNVVLGGTLHARVHAVPGLADHREDPAAPVEQQYAPAHAVQLTGGGWLAAWAGADRVKVNSVHGQGIDRLANGLRVEARADDGLVEAARSDAHTFVLGVQWHPEWRVTDHPFHHRIFQAFGDACRRYSCKADRS, from the coding sequence ATGGTCGCGCCCCCTTGGGTTGGCCTGCCCACCGACAGCACGCCGCTGGGCCACCACCGTTTCGCGGTGGCCGGCGAGAAGTACGTGCATGCGCTGGCCGTGGCGGCCGGTGCCACGCCGGTGCTGCTGCCCAGCCTGCAGCCCCCGTTGCCGGCCGCGCACTGGCTGGACCGGCTCGACGGTTTGTTGCTGACCGGCGCAGTGAGCAACATCGAACCGCATCACTACGGCGGTGCGCCCACCTGGCCGGGCAACCGGCACGACCCGGCGCGCGACGCCAATGCGCTGTCGCTGCTGCAGGCCGCATTGGAACGCGACATGCCGGTGCTGGCGATCTGCCGGGGGTTCCAGGAAGTGAACGTGGTGCTGGGCGGCACCTTGCATGCGCGCGTGCACGCGGTGCCCGGGCTGGCCGATCACCGCGAGGACCCGGCCGCGCCGGTGGAGCAGCAGTACGCGCCGGCGCACGCCGTGCAGTTGACCGGCGGCGGCTGGCTGGCGGCATGGGCCGGCGCAGACCGTGTGAAGGTCAATTCGGTGCACGGGCAGGGCATTGATCGCCTCGCCAACGGCCTGCGGGTGGAGGCCCGCGCCGACGATGGCCTGGTGGAAGCCGCGCGCAGCGACGCCCACACCTTCGTGCTCGGGGTACAGTGGCACCCGGAATGGCGTGTTACCGACCATCCCTTCCATCACCGCATTTTCCAAGCCTTC
- a CDS encoding NAD(P)/FAD-dependent oxidoreductase has translation MHAVSRAGQDHVSSWYADSLPAQPLRPALAGDHATDVCVLGAGYTGLSAALSLAERGYRVSVLEAHRVGWGASGRNGGQAIVGYGCEVDTLEQLVGTEDARLLFDYSRDGMALLRHRLQHYQIDCDWHDGHASVPITARQERALRAGLLDLAERYDYPLQWWDRTQLQAQLDSPRYTGAMFDAASGHLQPLAYAQGLARAAEGLGVVIHEQSPVIQLVRGPRPQLRTAHGSISADHVVIAGNAWLQGIAPELETRIMPVGTYIGASQVLGAERARSLIRNGMAVADVSWALDYFRLSADHRLLFGGRASYSALPPPGLRGVMTRRMHQVFPQLADVGMEQVWGGYVDITRNRAPHWGRLTPNVYFAQGFSGHGVAATGLAGAVLAEAITGQNARLDVFERIPHRPFPGGRLLRTPLLVAAMSWYKLRDALW, from the coding sequence GTGCACGCCGTGAGCCGCGCTGGCCAGGACCATGTATCCAGCTGGTATGCCGACAGCCTGCCGGCGCAACCGCTGCGCCCGGCCCTGGCCGGCGACCACGCTACCGATGTGTGCGTATTGGGCGCGGGCTACACCGGCCTGTCAGCAGCGCTGTCGCTGGCCGAGCGCGGCTACCGGGTCAGCGTGCTGGAAGCGCACCGTGTGGGCTGGGGCGCTTCCGGGCGCAATGGCGGCCAGGCCATCGTCGGCTACGGGTGTGAAGTGGATACGCTGGAACAGCTGGTGGGCACCGAAGACGCGCGGCTGCTGTTCGACTATTCGCGCGACGGCATGGCCTTGCTGCGCCACCGCCTGCAGCACTACCAGATCGACTGCGACTGGCACGATGGCCACGCCAGCGTGCCGATCACCGCCCGCCAGGAACGCGCACTGCGTGCCGGGCTGCTCGACCTCGCCGAGCGCTACGACTATCCGCTGCAGTGGTGGGACCGCACCCAACTGCAGGCCCAGCTGGACAGCCCGCGCTATACCGGGGCCATGTTCGATGCGGCCAGCGGCCACCTGCAGCCGCTGGCCTATGCACAGGGCCTGGCACGCGCGGCAGAAGGCCTGGGCGTGGTGATCCACGAGCAATCGCCGGTCATCCAGTTGGTGCGGGGCCCGCGTCCGCAGCTGCGCACTGCTCACGGCAGCATCAGCGCCGACCACGTGGTGATCGCCGGCAACGCCTGGCTGCAGGGCATCGCCCCGGAGCTGGAAACCCGGATCATGCCGGTGGGCACCTATATCGGCGCCTCGCAGGTGCTGGGTGCCGAACGCGCCCGGTCGCTGATCCGCAACGGCATGGCCGTGGCCGATGTCAGCTGGGCGCTGGACTACTTCCGGCTCAGCGCCGATCACCGCCTCTTGTTCGGCGGGCGCGCCAGTTACTCCGCCCTGCCGCCACCCGGGCTGCGCGGGGTGATGACCCGGCGCATGCACCAGGTGTTCCCCCAGTTGGCCGACGTGGGCATGGAACAGGTCTGGGGCGGCTACGTCGACATCACCCGCAACCGCGCGCCGCATTGGGGCCGGCTGACCCCCAACGTGTACTTCGCACAGGGCTTCTCGGGCCATGGCGTGGCAGCAACCGGGCTCGCCGGCGCCGTGCTGGCCGAGGCCATCACCGGGCAGAACGCGCGCCTGGATGTGTTCGAACGCATCCCCCACCGGCCATTCCCTGGCGGCCGGCTGCTGCGCACGCCGCTGCTGGTGGCGGCGATGTCCTGGTACAAACTGCGGGATGCGCTGTGGTGA
- a CDS encoding MASE1 domain-containing protein, producing MRLDWWKDGLQVNLHIRPAGFVLAAVYAIACWAARQLSLDQFYLPAGVRVAAVLLCPPRLWPYLLLGEYAYFAQMRYPMVEKYGLTWVILASASLMPAVMLIVRLHRKMMAATKTMWLISVAAASAVVVTSLNIALSELLWPIPPEMPAATGIARYIVGDFIGILTVAPLALLWARRHAEPEWTTAFRRQTLAALSLMLLLGISAMLIPAESATAKTSAQLLMAVPAIALTCLHGWRGAAIGVPALNLIIGLTTPGPYPSSFDPATFATQQVMAIAGAALFVLGARITHYYHRYRIRDVDEKNAIKLARSSHRASEMDLRERAIHLKKLGDGIDMSLTEVVNWLKQQGHHAIATSLLHTSAVHSRQFREQASMVYPTALEQVGLYVALQAGGVREAWDLTHRVVRPQLAGDPCQLSIEVQLATYRALTDCVSLLLKHESGQIRVRARCGRFEGRSGILVAVALLDAKRALSGATEALAMERLAGRVLAYGGVIQCRQNRIRMVLMEGPTRAASEIPDYSGFASVGASGSGSHQALT from the coding sequence GTGCGACTGGATTGGTGGAAAGACGGGCTTCAGGTGAACCTTCACATTCGTCCGGCTGGATTCGTGTTGGCTGCTGTGTACGCCATCGCCTGCTGGGCCGCGCGCCAACTGTCACTGGATCAGTTCTACCTGCCCGCTGGCGTTCGTGTAGCAGCGGTTCTGTTGTGCCCGCCGCGGTTGTGGCCCTATCTGTTGTTGGGCGAATACGCCTACTTCGCGCAGATGCGTTACCCGATGGTCGAAAAGTACGGGCTCACCTGGGTGATCCTGGCGTCGGCCAGTTTGATGCCGGCGGTGATGCTGATAGTGCGGTTGCACCGAAAGATGATGGCCGCCACCAAGACCATGTGGTTGATCTCCGTCGCGGCAGCATCGGCGGTCGTGGTGACATCGCTGAACATCGCTCTCTCCGAACTACTCTGGCCCATTCCCCCGGAAATGCCAGCGGCAACCGGTATAGCGCGTTACATCGTGGGTGACTTCATCGGCATCCTGACGGTTGCCCCCCTTGCCCTGCTCTGGGCACGTCGACATGCCGAACCGGAATGGACCACCGCATTTCGCAGGCAGACCCTCGCGGCTCTGTCGCTGATGTTACTGCTTGGGATTTCGGCCATGTTGATTCCGGCTGAATCGGCCACGGCAAAGACCAGCGCGCAATTGTTGATGGCCGTCCCGGCGATCGCACTGACCTGCCTGCACGGCTGGCGTGGCGCGGCCATTGGAGTACCGGCACTGAACCTGATCATTGGGCTGACTACCCCGGGCCCATATCCGTCGTCATTTGATCCTGCAACCTTCGCCACCCAGCAGGTCATGGCGATCGCAGGTGCGGCGCTGTTTGTGCTGGGCGCGCGCATCACGCATTACTACCATCGCTACCGCATCCGGGATGTCGATGAGAAAAACGCCATCAAGCTCGCCAGAAGCTCGCACAGAGCGAGCGAAATGGACCTGCGCGAGCGTGCGATCCACCTGAAGAAACTGGGTGATGGCATCGACATGTCTCTCACCGAAGTGGTGAACTGGCTCAAGCAACAAGGCCACCATGCAATCGCAACGAGCCTCCTGCATACCTCGGCCGTGCATTCGCGCCAGTTCCGTGAGCAAGCCAGCATGGTGTACCCCACGGCACTTGAACAAGTGGGTTTGTACGTGGCGCTGCAAGCGGGCGGCGTGCGCGAGGCATGGGACCTCACCCACCGGGTGGTCCGCCCCCAACTGGCCGGTGACCCGTGTCAGTTGAGCATTGAAGTTCAGCTTGCCACTTATCGCGCACTCACAGACTGCGTCTCGCTACTGCTGAAGCACGAATCTGGACAGATCCGGGTTCGGGCACGGTGTGGTCGATTCGAAGGAAGGAGCGGAATACTGGTAGCGGTGGCACTACTGGATGCCAAGCGCGCACTTTCCGGAGCGACAGAAGCACTGGCCATGGAGCGACTGGCTGGGCGAGTACTCGCCTACGGCGGGGTTATCCAGTGCCGCCAGAACCGAATACGGATGGTTCTGATGGAAGGTCCGACAAGAGCCGCTTCCGAAATTCCGGATTACAGTGGATTCGCGTCTGTCGGGGCCTCTGGAAGTGGCAGCCATCAGGCGCTGACCTGA
- a CDS encoding DUF6708 domain-containing protein produces the protein MYILEMFCWAGKFHSEVDGPDAEVSADDLYMERRLCERSSTAPADEGSVFNLNERCIDLQGAWQEDKRGLITFIFLGLMYVWQCLIMLDMVLPGIVGLFNGINPFGRPVVASEYFFYPLFGIIWLTVNALFFKYCWRWLRLEVFVQRRLVVRFNRITRQVHINRPNYAGGLVTFPWDAVLPEISGSKPGSGAGDGALLLGWPSHRTGAGFDDICMIGGSLDDRGSAEALWEYIRRYMEEGPDEVPEPKHLRALFPWPWDSVRSTLSFLLPSWRNGDKGLVLTGALLLSPLLILHCICHWLSLLLCWPTYWPRIIRCAGLPGEPVPKLTTADDYSPEIAVKLRASTVKVVGQESSQTPPDERQGMGESRS, from the coding sequence ATGTACATTCTGGAAATGTTCTGTTGGGCGGGTAAGTTTCATTCGGAAGTGGACGGGCCTGACGCTGAGGTTAGTGCGGATGACTTATATATGGAGCGTCGGCTGTGTGAGCGGTCTTCAACAGCTCCGGCGGACGAGGGTTCTGTTTTCAATCTGAACGAACGATGCATCGACCTTCAAGGGGCTTGGCAGGAAGACAAGCGTGGACTAATCACATTTATTTTTCTGGGCCTCATGTACGTGTGGCAGTGCCTGATTATGCTGGATATGGTGCTTCCCGGCATTGTTGGTCTTTTCAATGGAATAAATCCTTTTGGTCGGCCTGTGGTTGCAAGTGAATACTTCTTTTACCCTCTATTCGGGATTATTTGGCTCACAGTTAATGCCTTATTCTTTAAGTATTGCTGGCGATGGCTGAGGCTGGAGGTGTTTGTTCAGCGTCGTCTGGTCGTTCGATTCAATAGAATAACCCGTCAGGTTCACATCAATCGCCCCAACTACGCGGGCGGGCTTGTGACGTTTCCTTGGGATGCAGTCCTGCCTGAGATAAGCGGCAGTAAGCCGGGTAGCGGCGCAGGCGACGGTGCTCTGCTTTTGGGATGGCCATCGCATCGCACCGGAGCTGGCTTTGACGACATCTGCATGATTGGCGGATCTCTGGATGATCGCGGTAGTGCTGAAGCACTCTGGGAATACATCCGCCGTTACATGGAAGAAGGCCCGGACGAAGTGCCTGAGCCAAAGCACTTAAGAGCGCTGTTTCCTTGGCCCTGGGATTCGGTTCGTTCAACGTTGAGCTTCCTCTTGCCGTCGTGGCGGAATGGAGACAAGGGGCTCGTTCTCACGGGCGCCCTTCTCCTGTCTCCCTTGCTGATATTGCACTGCATCTGCCATTGGCTCTCGCTGCTGCTCTGCTGGCCCACCTACTGGCCCAGAATCATCCGTTGCGCAGGACTGCCTGGTGAGCCTGTTCCGAAGTTGACAACAGCAGACGACTACAGTCCGGAGATCGCCGTCAAGCTGCGGGCGTCAACGGTCAAGGTGGTTGGCCAGGAAAGCAGTCAGACCCCACCGGATGAAAGGCAAGGGATGGGGGAGTCGCGGTCATGA
- a CDS encoding T6SS effector BTH_I2691 family protein, translating to MKNRIAASAVNAVPSCEQGKCINCDKSGLLVHPFRYSAFCSDEETILARVPALSPSSGDALPELTCSKYAIRMMREGYLYVVLVRNGLKYIDSYYVRSSGRLMRFRGTPPARKTSGLACKRMSTSPNALMVAIDAPEQVSMTYWLFTPDPLSEGKEGELIAQAEVLLADGTLQGFSPQKWADQRESEQYLLSPTTISYFALEYAVASQIAGYSVGQVPMIRALDEQPFPALCDSGDPPLPPAFSDDQRGPFYQSRLNASLPVLRESLALLQSENGVGIALQDAIGITQELNAWRNRAMEGMEGWMDVVDNHGVDNRWKYLAARQYADIKEGVLSGRIKDAQRSAEDASNREFDRTIADLEAQRGIRGALDPRPMIEVVKMTKKLDPWGLRAAEVEAARLRARERYQEAEASLDGRQVSILTEFDERAEVCESAMSLRAVDHLAWLRSQMLTLAWRSYDQDDFIQGWAFAIQVGLATNGMDADDQSRQVMDEWWRTLEDAQKSDAALNEKNLVWRVFVHNNLTLAKQLANALEIARVSPREQDEWAIVAATNGAAAKVLGLFAKADSALRACEQAGQVAWFKRNVIGVSMAWYVSWGRVMLSTATNSKADQAYLKLLIKLMQLRMGSYAQGIPIGAFHATPTSGALLSYWRGQVGIAIREGVRLETAKGRAGGAYQGRVLLMATIFESVNLIVRGKQFSVDDPVSREGGALIASGLALVGGVVAIAEGATGWVSKNAQSGSPLAQHFDAWKGRLGLYGGFLAGSAGLLGAILDAGSFRDMNRRGKSTLASAYASRAIVASLAAVLSITVAFAGSAPYLQAMMKSSRNASTRTFFRVSSGVAVRIAAHEAVMLMLRVWGGRLGWVTIGLSVLIVLMSPDDFEDWCEKTVFRGDKSKRGYGSAAEELATIVHLSVKGNS from the coding sequence ATGAAAAACAGAATCGCAGCCTCTGCGGTCAACGCTGTGCCGTCGTGTGAGCAGGGCAAGTGCATCAACTGCGACAAGTCTGGGCTGCTCGTGCATCCCTTTCGCTACTCTGCATTTTGCAGTGACGAGGAGACCATTCTCGCCAGAGTGCCGGCGCTCAGTCCGTCTTCGGGCGACGCCCTGCCCGAGCTCACGTGTAGCAAGTACGCGATAAGAATGATGAGGGAAGGCTATCTCTATGTCGTCCTTGTGCGCAACGGACTCAAGTACATCGACAGCTACTACGTAAGATCGAGCGGCCGCTTGATGCGTTTTCGCGGAACGCCACCCGCGCGAAAGACGTCGGGCCTGGCGTGCAAACGCATGTCCACCTCGCCCAACGCACTGATGGTTGCCATTGACGCGCCAGAACAGGTCAGCATGACGTACTGGCTCTTTACGCCGGACCCGCTGTCAGAAGGTAAGGAGGGTGAGTTGATTGCCCAAGCAGAAGTGCTGCTTGCAGATGGGACTTTACAGGGATTCAGTCCCCAGAAGTGGGCCGATCAGCGCGAGAGTGAGCAGTACCTCTTGTCTCCTACTACCATCTCGTACTTTGCGTTGGAGTATGCGGTCGCCTCACAGATTGCGGGCTATTCGGTCGGTCAAGTCCCCATGATTCGCGCGCTAGACGAACAGCCGTTTCCGGCGCTGTGCGATTCAGGCGACCCACCGTTGCCACCTGCGTTCAGCGATGACCAGCGCGGGCCGTTCTATCAGTCCCGCCTGAACGCTTCGTTGCCCGTGCTCAGGGAGAGTCTCGCGCTGTTGCAGAGCGAGAACGGCGTTGGCATCGCTCTTCAAGACGCCATCGGCATCACTCAGGAGCTCAATGCATGGCGGAACCGTGCCATGGAAGGCATGGAAGGGTGGATGGACGTCGTCGATAACCATGGCGTCGACAATCGATGGAAGTACTTGGCTGCTCGGCAGTATGCGGACATCAAGGAAGGCGTGCTGTCCGGTCGAATCAAGGACGCCCAGCGCTCGGCCGAGGATGCAAGCAATCGAGAGTTCGACAGGACCATTGCCGATCTTGAGGCCCAGCGCGGCATCCGGGGCGCCTTGGACCCGAGGCCGATGATCGAGGTCGTCAAGATGACCAAAAAGCTGGATCCATGGGGATTACGGGCTGCCGAGGTTGAAGCTGCACGCCTGCGTGCGCGTGAGCGCTATCAGGAGGCGGAGGCGAGCCTGGATGGCAGGCAGGTGAGCATTCTGACTGAGTTCGATGAAAGGGCAGAAGTCTGCGAGAGTGCCATGTCGCTGCGCGCGGTGGATCATCTGGCCTGGTTGCGGAGCCAGATGCTGACACTGGCATGGCGAAGTTATGATCAGGATGACTTCATACAGGGGTGGGCATTTGCTATCCAGGTAGGTCTGGCCACCAATGGGATGGACGCGGACGATCAATCGCGGCAGGTAATGGATGAATGGTGGAGAACGCTGGAAGACGCTCAGAAGAGTGATGCAGCGCTGAATGAGAAAAACCTTGTCTGGCGGGTCTTCGTGCACAACAACCTGACCCTTGCAAAGCAACTAGCCAATGCGCTGGAGATCGCAAGAGTCTCGCCTAGGGAACAGGACGAGTGGGCGATAGTGGCTGCCACCAATGGCGCCGCAGCCAAGGTGCTTGGCCTGTTTGCAAAAGCCGACTCGGCGCTTCGCGCGTGTGAGCAAGCCGGCCAAGTCGCCTGGTTCAAACGCAATGTCATTGGTGTTTCGATGGCGTGGTACGTGAGCTGGGGGCGCGTGATGCTTTCCACCGCGACAAACTCAAAGGCTGATCAGGCGTATCTAAAGCTGCTCATCAAGCTAATGCAGCTCAGGATGGGGTCTTATGCGCAGGGGATTCCAATTGGAGCTTTCCACGCCACCCCGACATCTGGTGCGTTGCTGTCGTACTGGCGAGGACAAGTTGGAATTGCCATCCGTGAGGGAGTGCGGTTGGAAACTGCGAAGGGCCGCGCTGGCGGTGCATATCAAGGACGTGTATTACTCATGGCCACGATCTTCGAGTCTGTAAACCTGATCGTCAGAGGAAAACAGTTCAGCGTCGACGATCCAGTAAGCAGGGAGGGCGGGGCGCTCATTGCATCCGGCTTGGCATTGGTCGGTGGGGTGGTGGCGATCGCCGAGGGTGCGACGGGATGGGTTTCGAAAAATGCGCAGTCGGGAAGTCCGCTGGCCCAGCACTTCGACGCATGGAAAGGCCGGCTGGGACTGTACGGGGGATTCTTGGCGGGCTCGGCTGGGTTGTTGGGGGCGATTCTGGATGCGGGCTCATTCAGAGATATGAATCGACGGGGTAAGTCCACACTAGCTTCTGCCTACGCATCGAGAGCAATCGTGGCGTCTCTGGCGGCCGTGCTATCAATCACCGTCGCGTTCGCAGGGTCTGCGCCCTATCTGCAGGCGATGATGAAGAGCTCCCGGAATGCATCAACTCGCACCTTCTTTCGTGTGTCGAGCGGAGTTGCTGTTCGTATAGCTGCGCATGAGGCGGTAATGCTGATGCTTAGGGTCTGGGGTGGCAGGCTGGGCTGGGTCACGATTGGACTATCTGTACTGATCGTTCTCATGAGTCCGGACGACTTTGAGGATTGGTGCGAGAAAACTGTATTCAGAGGTGATAAGTCGAAACGGGGATACGGGAGCGCGGCTGAAGAGCTTGCGACGATCGTTCATCTTTCAGTAAAGGGTAATTCATAG
- a CDS encoding type VI secretion system Vgr family protein produces the protein MGDGHRFLRLHTVLGDGVLVAETLQGAEQIDGVGFTWSVTTLSLDAGIALEPLIGQPALLQMQLDDGSLRPFHGRITSAERIGGNGGLARYRLRLQPWMAFLGQRVDSYVFHDASVVDIVENVFADYVGLLPAWRWDLDRSSLYLKRTLTTQYQETDLTFVQRLLAEEGIYYWFEHSGEPDSPSFGKHMLVLADHQHGARDLGPVRFHRADASERADSVQQWSLHHRWCISRVTRTTWDSRTLQLRQASAQARTSQPDLGEDIDTCGPDGWPDHDSGQRRAQQHLDALRVRAHTVAGRGRWRQLAAGAQFQLTQHCMTGEDTDFLCLSVQHLARNNFEAEVLDALERRLGPATQVPLPLPASLGGLAIRANLPALSTAFYDNCFVAIPAAVVYRPQTEDGDGVRLHPRALITGTLSAIVVSDGEPLLSDRDHRIKVQFPWQRGSQSSTGLAHPGGDDNAPADGGAWTWVRVMTPWGGDNWGGVFLPRRGQEVLVAFFEGDIDSPVVVGAVYNGRGQTDAAHNRVATGGAHATGNAPAWFDGNEHPAVYTGFKSQALADSQDGLGGYQQLRLDDTPGQGRAQLSTTQHATTLTLGHLKEGQDNLRGADRGFGAELSTQASGALRAGQGLLLSTEPGESQLAASQALAQLEQSAVLVQGLNESAVNQQAQLPNESAQLPAQQSLERLQRSLRATQSGTVPDSITGGDGEAPGWDKPVLMGSGVAGVMSLTPADQVWVSGTHTTLAAGVALNWLSEGALTIAVREGLTLYTEGSKPKSGSPNQEQGIALHAANGKVSARAHCSQAVLAARTNVKIASTQADVTLSAPNKHLLLTAAGAYIRIEGDNIELSAPGTLEMRGTQREWTEPEEAPYDVDYSNGQLGGCELKDNLE, from the coding sequence ATGGGCGATGGTCATCGCTTCCTGCGACTGCACACGGTGTTGGGTGACGGGGTGCTGGTTGCCGAGACGCTGCAGGGCGCCGAGCAGATCGATGGCGTGGGGTTCACCTGGTCGGTCACTACGCTGTCGCTGGATGCCGGGATCGCGCTTGAGCCCTTGATCGGCCAGCCCGCATTGCTGCAGATGCAGTTGGACGATGGCAGTTTGCGGCCGTTCCATGGGCGTATCACCTCTGCCGAGCGGATTGGCGGGAACGGCGGGCTGGCCCGCTACCGGTTGCGCCTGCAGCCGTGGATGGCCTTTCTTGGGCAGCGCGTTGATAGCTATGTGTTCCACGACGCCAGCGTGGTGGACATCGTCGAAAACGTCTTTGCCGATTACGTCGGGCTACTGCCGGCGTGGCGCTGGGATCTTGACCGGTCCAGCCTGTACCTCAAACGCACTCTCACCACGCAGTACCAGGAAACCGACCTAACCTTCGTGCAGCGCTTGTTGGCGGAGGAGGGCATCTACTATTGGTTCGAGCACAGCGGTGAGCCTGATAGTCCCTCCTTCGGCAAGCACATGCTGGTGCTGGCCGACCACCAGCACGGCGCACGCGATCTGGGGCCGGTGCGCTTCCATCGCGCCGATGCCTCCGAGCGTGCCGACAGCGTGCAGCAGTGGTCGCTGCACCATCGCTGGTGCATCTCGAGGGTGACCCGTACCACTTGGGATTCGCGCACCCTGCAACTACGCCAAGCCAGTGCCCAGGCCCGGACCTCGCAGCCGGACCTGGGCGAGGACATCGACACCTGCGGCCCCGACGGCTGGCCAGACCACGACAGCGGGCAGCGTCGGGCCCAGCAACATCTCGATGCATTGCGGGTGAGGGCGCACACCGTTGCCGGGCGGGGGCGATGGCGGCAGCTGGCTGCCGGCGCCCAGTTCCAGCTGACGCAGCATTGCATGACCGGGGAAGACACCGACTTCCTGTGCCTGTCGGTGCAGCACCTGGCACGCAACAACTTCGAGGCCGAGGTGCTGGATGCGCTGGAGCGACGGTTGGGGCCGGCCACGCAGGTGCCTCTACCATTGCCCGCTTCCCTAGGCGGACTAGCGATTCGTGCGAATCTCCCCGCGCTCAGCACCGCGTTCTACGACAACTGTTTCGTCGCCATTCCGGCCGCCGTGGTCTACCGTCCGCAAACCGAAGACGGCGACGGGGTCCGCCTGCATCCGCGCGCGTTGATCACCGGTACCCTCAGCGCAATCGTGGTCAGTGACGGCGAGCCACTGCTGTCGGACCGCGACCATCGCATCAAGGTGCAGTTCCCGTGGCAGCGGGGCAGTCAGTCGAGCACCGGCCTCGCCCATCCGGGTGGCGACGACAATGCGCCCGCAGACGGCGGCGCCTGGACCTGGGTGCGGGTGATGACCCCGTGGGGCGGGGACAACTGGGGCGGGGTGTTCCTGCCCCGGCGCGGTCAGGAAGTACTGGTGGCGTTCTTCGAAGGCGACATTGACAGCCCGGTGGTGGTGGGCGCGGTCTACAACGGGCGCGGCCAGACCGACGCAGCGCACAATCGGGTCGCCACCGGCGGGGCGCATGCGACCGGCAACGCACCGGCGTGGTTCGACGGCAATGAGCACCCAGCTGTCTACACCGGCTTCAAAAGCCAGGCCCTGGCCGACAGCCAGGACGGGCTGGGAGGCTATCAGCAACTCCGTCTGGATGACACGCCGGGGCAGGGACGGGCGCAGTTGTCCACCACCCAACACGCCACCACGCTGACGCTGGGGCACCTGAAGGAGGGGCAGGACAACCTGCGCGGCGCGGACCGTGGGTTTGGAGCTGAGCTGTCCACGCAGGCGTCTGGGGCGTTGCGCGCGGGGCAGGGGTTGCTTCTGAGTACCGAGCCGGGCGAGTCGCAGTTGGCGGCAAGTCAGGCGTTGGCACAGTTGGAGCAAAGCGCGGTGCTGGTGCAGGGGCTCAACGAGTCAGCGGTGAACCAGCAGGCGCAGTTGCCGAACGAAAGCGCTCAACTGCCTGCCCAGCAAAGTCTTGAGCGGCTACAGCGAAGCCTGCGCGCCACCCAGAGCGGCACCGTGCCCGACAGCATCACCGGTGGTGATGGCGAGGCGCCGGGCTGGGACAAGCCGGTATTGATGGGCAGCGGCGTGGCCGGCGTCATGAGCCTAACCCCAGCTGATCAGGTGTGGGTGAGCGGCACACACACCACGCTGGCTGCTGGCGTGGCGTTGAACTGGCTCAGCGAAGGAGCGTTGACGATAGCGGTACGCGAAGGGCTGACGCTGTACACCGAGGGCAGCAAACCCAAGTCGGGCAGTCCCAATCAGGAGCAGGGCATCGCGCTGCATGCCGCAAACGGCAAGGTTAGTGCGCGGGCGCACTGTAGCCAGGCCGTTCTGGCGGCCAGGACCAATGTGAAGATCGCCAGTACCCAGGCTGACGTGACGCTCTCGGCGCCGAACAAGCATCTGCTGCTGACCGCGGCGGGTGCTTACATCCGCATAGAAGGCGACAACATCGAACTGAGCGCGCCGGGGACGCTGGAGATGAGGGGAACCCAGCGGGAGTGGACCGAGCCGGAAGAAGCTCCCTATGACGTCGACTACAGCAACGGGCAACTGGGTGGCTGCGAGCTCAAGGACAACCTCGAATGA